A genomic segment from Daphnia carinata strain CSIRO-1 chromosome 1, CSIRO_AGI_Dcar_HiC_V3, whole genome shotgun sequence encodes:
- the LOC130696350 gene encoding uncharacterized protein LOC130696350 codes for MLPVCPSKVILMMMVVITCSALQNEASERMVRPGYPGMQYGNNYYGGSNNNGVYYNQGAISPFPLFLDSSCRRYNCVSKPGMRTGSCDMTCSPDRTTPQCPVINCVSASAGTCGNMRCEVVTYSHVLY; via the exons ATGCTTCCAG TTTGCCCGTCTAAAGTcattttgatgatgatggtagTCATCACCTGTTCGGCTCTACAAAACGAAGCTTCTGAAAGAATGGTCCGTCCAGGATATCCGGGTATGCAGTATGGAAACAACTACTACGGtggcagcaacaacaacggtGTCTATTACAATCAAGGTGCCATCAGCCCATTTCCTCTGTTTCTGGACTCCTCCTGCAGAAG GTACAACTGCGTTTCGAAGCCAGGAATGCGAACTGGTAGCTGCGACATGACTTGCAGTCCAGACAGGACCACCCCACAGTGCCCAGTAATCAACTGCGTCTCAGCTTCGGCCGGTACTTGCGGAAACATGCGGTGCGAAGTCGTCACATATTCACACGTGCTCTATTAG
- the LOC130691720 gene encoding uncharacterized protein LOC130691720: MVVGNQRRHSMMPSLLQLISVQALLLTLSANCQRYPTYGVPFITSGIDRLYNPLYSPPPPPPMSYGSSYSPAIYGVQSSQPTYRPNYSPALSTCHTYYCYRSALPLTAGSTTTVAPPPPPTTAGPCGNRDFLVCVAENLASTALAVASSPYQYQAYQKYDVCPAYFCRVVTTTAPTPPATAAPDTCDAFQCEIAD; this comes from the exons ATGGTTGTCG GTAATCAACGTCGTCACTCGATGATGCCTTCACTTCTCCAGCTCATTTCGGTTCAAGCGCTGCTGTTGACACTCTCGGCTAATTGTCAACGCTATCCAACCTACGGCGTGCCTTTTATAACTAGCGGAATCGATCGTCTTTACAACCCGCTGTACTCTCCTCCACCGCCACCTCCGATGTCGTACGGCAGTTCTTATAGCCCAGCTATATATGGCGTTCAGTCATCTCAACCGACTTACCGACCAAATTATTCACCGGCGTTGTCCACCTGCCATACTTACTACTGTTACCGATCTGCTTTGCCATTAACTGCAGGATCTACAACAACCGTAGCACCACCACCGCCACCAACAACAGCAGGTCCTTGCGGTAACCGTGACTTTTTAGTTTGCGTAGCAGAAAACCTGGCTTCCACTGCGTTGGCTGTCGCCTCTTCACCTTACCAATATCAGGCATATCAAAAGTACGATGTCTGCCCGGCTTATTTTTGCAGAGTGGTCACGACAACTGCACCCACTCCGCCGGCAACGGCTGCCCCCGACACATGCGATGCCTTTCAATGCGAAATAGCCGATTGA
- the LOC130691652 gene encoding uncharacterized protein LOC130691652 isoform X1, with translation MTSPPKHYQNQSESPHCNKLVNRLNLASLSLRPRWRVMVLGHHSVGKSAFVVRFLTRRFIGDYDPKLERCYPVNTTLNGDHVMLELLDSGGHHLEVRANKGRHWLCLSNEDDGSQSDLEAKIRWADAFILLYSVTDKCSFDECCRLRFLIGYNKRRRRHLFGSAFGNSHGLSAEIMGSSSSVILVANKVDQVEDRMVSTEEGEKRSRDLGCDLFFEISVREEVDVAKRVMDDLYFRWKYNQSHHHHHHLPQQQPHHPIATTPNGSSHHFGRRCLETFAGRCSANKSNSMDVISEREDGALPISLSLESPLPDVATDNISLEDKFRSRASTEGSLNFRNKRVIHRCVQPATPHLDQPAVPTTCNITNKRPARRMSISLRGASSAF, from the exons ATGACATCACCGCCTAAACACTATCAGAACCAGTCGGAGAGTCCACATTGCAACAAGTTGGTCAATCGGCTTAACTTAGCGTCGTTGTCTTTGCGGCCACGATGGCGAGTCATG GTTCTCGGTCATCATTCCGTCGGCAAATCTG CGTTCGTAGTTCGTTTTCTGACGCGCCGATTCATTGGCGACTACGACCCCAAATTAGAAAGATGCTATCCAGTGAACACAACTCTAAACGGCGATCACGTCATGCTGGAGCTTTTGGACAGCGGAGGACATCACCTGGAGGTACGTGCTAACAAAGGAAGACACTGGCTTTGCCTGAGCAACGAAGAT GATGGGAGTCAATCAGACTTAGAAGCCAAGATCCGTTGGGCTGATGCTTTTATCCTTTTATACTCTGTCACGGACAAATGCTCGTTTGACGAATGCTGTCGTCTCCGTTTCCTCATTGGGTACAACAAGCGTCGACGGAGACATTTG TTTGGTTCAGCTTTCGGCAACAGTCACGGTCTGAGCGCCGAAATAATGGGTTCCTCATCGAGTGTGATCTTGGTAGCCAACAAGGTTGACCAGGTGGAAGACAGAATGGTCAGCACCGAAGAAG GAGAAAAACGGAGTCGGGACTTGGGATGTGATCTCTTCTTCGAAATATCAGTCCGAGAGGAAGTTGACGTTGCCAAAAGAGTTATGGACGATTTGTACTTTCGGTGGAAGTACAATCAGTctcaccaccatcaccaccacctGCCACAACAGCAACCACATCATCCCATTGCAACGACACCGAATGGCTCATCACACCACTTTGGCCGACGATGTTTGGAAACATTCGCAGGTCGATGTTCAGCCAACAAGAGTAACAGCATGGATGTCATCAGCGAAAGGGAAGACGGCGCATTGCCCATATCCCTATCATTAG AATCACCACTACCTGATGTGGCTACAGACAACATTTCATTAGAGGACAAGTTTCGTTCTCGAGCTTCCACGGAAGGCAGCTTGAATTTCAGGAATAAGCGCGTCATTCATCGTTGTGTGCAGCCTGCAACGCCTCATCTCGATCAACCAGCAGTGCCCACTACGTGTAACATAACCAACAAGAGGCCTGCTCGTCGAATGAGTATCAGCTTAAGAGGCGCTAGCAGTGCATTCTAA
- the LOC130691640 gene encoding la-related protein 7-like, translating into MEDVKDENLSHSKPTDKSNNAEVTEESVIKDETLPGTTTKKGKIRKRKKGLHTAIRNQMEFYFSDANISKDRFMQTVIKDGPEILLDVFMNFNKLRSLTEDPKEIAKALKFSTILKLSEDETKVSRITPFRPKSQEEVDLCTLYVENLPPHATIEWITSIFSEYGVVAYVSLPKFKDASRIKGFAFVEFSDPDSAAKAVNAYAASSAYRLLSEDPGQLCSIRSFNAENQDGKATENRENPKAETEEEHNNEPKAKRQKVEKDEPPTEELLPEKQTGEMIVEAKTINKNESKGIQKKRPQSQIFKDEVDQEKHNLSLQVMSKKEWKKLRNKYLDMQRKCVRQIRMNSRRQYMNENRFGSSTEEPEPQTHGVKPEPCPDFEPGLIVKIILDEPISDAKRFKSQVKCQDGVTYVEAQDCAQVAFVRCTDDAAAQSLVKKNIWSQSEILQGEEERDYWKKIEENRLKKRDKSSRPKKSGAERARQKKESIIDADQPGYPTRAVQHKNLHIRFDEGNDD; encoded by the exons ATGGAAGATGTTAAGGATGAGAACTTGTCTCATAGTAAACCTACGGATAAATCTAATAATGCCGAAGTGACTGAAGAATCAGTTATTAAAGATGAGACTCTACCAGGAACTACCAccaagaaaggaaaaattcgtaaaagaaaaaaaggacttcACACAGCAATCAGGAATCAgatggaattttattttagtgaTGCCAATATATCAAAAGATAGATTTATGCAGACTGTCATCAAAGATGGACCAG AAATTCTCCTTGATGTTTTCATGAACTTTAACAAGCTACGTTCATTAACAGAAGATCCAAAAGAAATTGCTAag GCTTTGAAATTTTCTACAATATTGAAACTGAGTGAGGACGAGACAAAGGTTTCAAGAATTACTCCCTTTCGCCCAAAGTCGCAAGAAGAAGTTGACCTCTGCACCTTATATGTG GAAAACCTACCACCCCATGCCACGATAGAGTGGATAACCAGTATATTTTCTGAATACGGAGTTGTTGCATATGTTTCTTTACCAAAATTTAAAGATGCATCACGAATCAAAggatttgcatttgttgaGTTTAGTGATCCTGATTCTGCTGCCAAAGCTGTCAAT GCATATGCAGCATCAAGTGCCTATAGGCTACTCTCTGAAGACCCTGGGCAGTTATGTAGCATCCGATCATTTAATGCAGA GAATCAGGATGGGAAAGCAACAGAAAACAGAGAGAACCCGAAAGCAGAGACAGAGGAAGAGCACAATAATGAACCAAAAGCAAAGAGGCAGAAAGTGGAGAAAGATGAGCCACCAACAGAAGAACTTCTTCCTGAAAAACAGACGGGTGAAATGATAGTTGaagcaaaaacaattaacaaaaatgaatcaaaaggtattcaaaagaaaagaccgCAGTCGCAAATTTTTAAAGATGAAGTTGATCAAGAAAAACACAACTTGTCATTACAAGTCATGTCAAA GAAGGAGTGGAAGAAGTTGCGAAACAAGTACCTTGATATGCAGCGCAAGTGTGTTCGCCAAATTCGGATGAATTCTCGACGACAATACATGAACGAAAACCGATTCGGTTCTTCCACTGAAGAGCCTGAGCCGCAAACACATGGGGTTAAACCTGAGCCCTGCCCCGATTTTGAACCTGGTTTAATTGTCAAAATTATCCTCGATGAACCTATTTCGGACGCCAAACGTTTCAAA AGTCAAGTCAAATGCCAGGATGGAGTAACCTATGTTGAAGCGCAAGATTGCGCCCAAGTTGCTTTTGTACGATGCACCGATGATGCTGCAGCGCAATCTCTAGTGAAAAAGAATATATGGAGCCAATCGGAAATCCTTCAAG GTGAAGAAGAACGCGATTATTGGAAAAAGATTGAAGAGAATCGATTAAAGAAACGCGATAAATCTTCGCGACCAAAAAAATCAGGAGCTGAACGAGCACGTCAGAAAAAGGAATCCATAATTGATGCAGACCAACCCGGTTATCCGACTCGGGCTGTACAGCATAAAAATCTGCACATTCGCTTCGACGAAGGAAACGACGATTAG
- the LOC130691652 gene encoding uncharacterized protein LOC130691652 isoform X2: MTSPPKHYQNQSESPHCNKLVNRLNLASLSLRPRWRVMVLGHHSVGKSAFVVRFLTRRFIGDYDPKLERCYPVNTTLNGDHVMLELLDSGGHHLEDGSQSDLEAKIRWADAFILLYSVTDKCSFDECCRLRFLIGYNKRRRRHLFGSAFGNSHGLSAEIMGSSSSVILVANKVDQVEDRMVSTEEGEKRSRDLGCDLFFEISVREEVDVAKRVMDDLYFRWKYNQSHHHHHHLPQQQPHHPIATTPNGSSHHFGRRCLETFAGRCSANKSNSMDVISEREDGALPISLSLESPLPDVATDNISLEDKFRSRASTEGSLNFRNKRVIHRCVQPATPHLDQPAVPTTCNITNKRPARRMSISLRGASSAF, translated from the exons ATGACATCACCGCCTAAACACTATCAGAACCAGTCGGAGAGTCCACATTGCAACAAGTTGGTCAATCGGCTTAACTTAGCGTCGTTGTCTTTGCGGCCACGATGGCGAGTCATG GTTCTCGGTCATCATTCCGTCGGCAAATCTG CGTTCGTAGTTCGTTTTCTGACGCGCCGATTCATTGGCGACTACGACCCCAAATTAGAAAGATGCTATCCAGTGAACACAACTCTAAACGGCGATCACGTCATGCTGGAGCTTTTGGACAGCGGAGGACATCACCTGGAG GATGGGAGTCAATCAGACTTAGAAGCCAAGATCCGTTGGGCTGATGCTTTTATCCTTTTATACTCTGTCACGGACAAATGCTCGTTTGACGAATGCTGTCGTCTCCGTTTCCTCATTGGGTACAACAAGCGTCGACGGAGACATTTG TTTGGTTCAGCTTTCGGCAACAGTCACGGTCTGAGCGCCGAAATAATGGGTTCCTCATCGAGTGTGATCTTGGTAGCCAACAAGGTTGACCAGGTGGAAGACAGAATGGTCAGCACCGAAGAAG GAGAAAAACGGAGTCGGGACTTGGGATGTGATCTCTTCTTCGAAATATCAGTCCGAGAGGAAGTTGACGTTGCCAAAAGAGTTATGGACGATTTGTACTTTCGGTGGAAGTACAATCAGTctcaccaccatcaccaccacctGCCACAACAGCAACCACATCATCCCATTGCAACGACACCGAATGGCTCATCACACCACTTTGGCCGACGATGTTTGGAAACATTCGCAGGTCGATGTTCAGCCAACAAGAGTAACAGCATGGATGTCATCAGCGAAAGGGAAGACGGCGCATTGCCCATATCCCTATCATTAG AATCACCACTACCTGATGTGGCTACAGACAACATTTCATTAGAGGACAAGTTTCGTTCTCGAGCTTCCACGGAAGGCAGCTTGAATTTCAGGAATAAGCGCGTCATTCATCGTTGTGTGCAGCCTGCAACGCCTCATCTCGATCAACCAGCAGTGCCCACTACGTGTAACATAACCAACAAGAGGCCTGCTCGTCGAATGAGTATCAGCTTAAGAGGCGCTAGCAGTGCATTCTAA
- the LOC130695894 gene encoding 1-phosphatidylinositol 3-phosphate 5-kinase-like, with translation MAKSLESPTKLTEFAPLAPPESQQSVGIRSTFARWFGINNKNPPTAIKEVAVSEAPCPPSRSSSRDDISQSGESTVSSNPTYVGEGGFPIQYCEGRTLVSVLTRVSNLLAQKGMYSEAEFKQYWMPDSVSKECYECSYKFTALRRRHHCRICGQIFCSRCCHQQVPGKLMGYSGDLRACTYCCHIVLSCLKSIDPSTDGSTDLSKIQEDLQKKLALLQPNSATRNTEGSDSGGELKNRKTVLKRKISLSFQEERFAAGTSSNQPLLSLAERKVLLHDSTQLKTLHEEIVHPQRGILLQNHRYKLRSITNCCAGSEVVDWLLVQDKASSRIQATAIGQALVDAGFLECLSSTDQIFADGYSLYRPKSSDITSSINDSHASANQSEVTEVVEPEDTQEPLWVRQIGMQEDRKCHVQVNEGEQSSVFRHPAPAHLVTPDTDMMDGLGRQNEPQHLVLPPKKSEELSLSTDLNSPNPAAVSSPTMPQAEAFSLPLPPITQESLLFFEHIQRLMKQLLSWQGLSFSWADVLMPLVHSLAYTVRPDVRDDDDEMDIRQYIHIKKIPGGTKTDSKIIHGVVCSKNVANRSMPRWSHDPNILLLSSAIDYQRVESKLISLEPLMMQENEYLKNAVAKIAAFKPEVLLVEKVVSGLAQEFLFNLGITLVLNVKSSVMDRVSRCCQADIVPSIDAHQLSRPKLGSCRLFHIETLTLDRNNSTKTLMFFDGCQPRLGATVLLRGASHFELRKVKKVLKFMAFACYNGRLERAFLADEFAIPKMLGCKTEMFDGVEVVPNTEDAPLLNSTRLDDNLTFESSSLVIVDSDSIMSPETNANTSSVPVTLGKAVPDDTNATDLKPVRELDDPLHEYLRIRQGDQSLSSTPIQQPQQSLSVQSSTLATNSMLFRKAMEDTILSISPLIRHPLPYLETEAGRNAPLRKYLPEVLYFSQQLKQSESPPRKIRYGPDDVMNGDSACADPAPERNSIHPFLRARITPVMSRTELLGLLSDFRARGVRPGCKLPEQVTKSKLSMSGSDDWENLATEEDNQADGAGLKDCLDPFNLQRLCALFSSFCQPVSTVALQYCVAPWVVEMDFYGRNDITLGGFLERYCFHKNYSCPSASCQSPMASHIRRFVHDTSSIVVIIRQLANSVNYNAAASGASAVDDRSILMWSWCKKCKQVSPISTMSTETWHFSFAKYLELRFYGHAYCRRQLTSPNSVPVCACPHPLHTEHFHYFGCRDLVASFKYAPIVLKEVVLAQPAIAISLETDLLPQLIEEIRLVAQFGHGLYSAIGEWLKALTAECTGTKLESQVVAMVEQQIQERSRFRKRVEEIQLMLTSPNLQQVTSPGSGEESLWLIADHEVLLKRIIADTVCSWNGRLQEVVAAKKKEDKSSASKPLHRNLQASESDPVEAKPLPPAPPIFTISPNSSRDDSATDMSRKMSEHSMSPSSLSSSPTKSPFLRPRSSVDFQFSVEQQSEIGTPMDYRSRSISQVSNEHLENSETKSTTALPVTPLQTRVSLGALLSMTGPGPSLLTMPFPSTEHHLLPPGSSLPLVVFQNEPSSIIAYALASVDYEQQLAELQADLADQAVPSSPTRTSSPIGPDRWFDNVEREEPGGRSYGSSSTSGIAQAPPAGALASNQHLEIQFSDSCTKFYCRVYYAEQFRALRSKVFPAGEDRFIRSLARCAPWAASGGKSGSTFCKTLDDRFVLKQMSKMEIQSFVDLAPNYISYTHRAQRENRPTAFCKIVGAFRIVFKNAQTNAASKQDLLVMENLFYKRNVTKKFDLKGSERNRLVSASEAEMNDCVLLDENFVQMTWDNPLYVRGYSQSVLNKALNADTQFLASQLVMDYSLLVGIDDENNQLIVGLIDYIRTFTWDKRLETFVKSSGILGGQGKMPTVVSPELYRTRFCEAMNRYFTSVPSFWDGGM, from the exons ATGGCAAAAAGCTTAGAATCACCGACAAAATTGACGGAATTTGCACCTCTTGCCCCTCCGGAATCACAACAATCCGTCGGTATCCGGTCAACATTTGCTCGCTGGTTTGGaattaacaacaaaaatccaCCCACTGCCATAAAAGAAGTAGCTGTCAGTGAAGCTCCTTGTCCCCCATCTCGTTCTTCTAGTCGTGACGATATCTCTCAGTCGGGAGAGTCCACAGTTTCCTCTAATCCCACCTATGTAGGAGAAGGGGGCTTTCCAATACAGTACTGTGAAGGAAGGACACTAGTCAGTGTGCTTACAAG AGTATCCAATTTGTTGGCTCAGAAAGGAATGTATAGTGAAGCAGAATTCAAACAATATTGGATGCCAGATTCTGTCAGCAAGGAATGCTACGAATGTAGCTACAAGTTTACAGCTCTTAGAAGACGTCATCACTGCAGAATCTGTGGGCAGATATTCTGTTCTAGATGTTGCCATCAGCAGGTTCCGGGCAAGCTGATGGGCTATTCTGGAGATCTAAGAGCTTGTACCTATTGCTGTCATATTGTTCTGTCCTGTCTGAAATCGATCGACCCGTCCACTGATGGCTCGACCGATCTATCCAAAATCCAAGAAGATCTCCAGAAAAAGCTAGCCCTTTTGCAACCAAATAGCGCCACGAGAAATACCGAAGGCTCTGATAGTGGTGGTGAACTGAAGAATCGCAAAACGGTTTTAAAACGCAAAATTTCTCTCAGTTTTCAGGAAGAACGCTTCGCTGCTGGAACATCGTCAAACCAACCTCTGTTGTCTTTAGCCGAGAGAAAAGTTCTTCTTCACGATTCCACTCAACTCAAG ACGCTTCACGAGGAAATCGTCCATCCTCAACGTGGAATTTTGTTGCAAAATCATCGCTATAAATTACGAAGCATCACAAACTGTTGTGCAGGCAGCGAAGTAGTCGACTGGCTGTTGGTTCAGGATAAGGCTAGCTCGCGAATTCAAGCGACAGCCATTGGGCAGGCTCTCGTTGACGCAGGCTTCCTGGAATGCCTATCCTCTACGGATCAGATTTTTGCTGATGGCTATTCTCTCTACCGACCGAAAAGCAGCGATATAACATCTTCGATAAATGATTCCCACGCCTCCGCAAACCAAAGTGAGGTTACTGAAGTCGTTGAACCAGAAGATACGCAAGAACCGCTTTGGGTACGACAAATTGGTATGCAAGAAGATCGAAAATGTCACGTCCAGGTCAATGAAGGAGAACAATCATCCGTGTTTCGTCATCCTGCCCCAGCGCATTTAGTTACGCCCGATACAGACATGATGGATGGTTTGGGTCGACAAAATGAGCCGCAACATCTTGTTTTGCCGCCAAAAAAGAGTGAAGAACTGTCCCTTTCTACCGATCTTAACAGCCCGAACCCAGCGGCTGTGAGTTCACCAACTATGCCCCAAGCGGAGGCATTCTCTCTTCCATTACCACCCATTACCCAAGAATCACTTCTCTTCTTCGAACATATTCAGCGACTCATGAAGCAACTACTCAGTTGGCAgggcctttctttttcgtgggCCGACGTCCTGATGCCTTTGGTTCACAGTCTTGCTTACACCGTCCGGCCTGACGTACGAGATGACGACGACGAGATGGACATCCGACAGTATATCCACATCAAGAAGATTCCCGGTGGGACCAAAACCGATTCGAAGATTATTCACGGCGTTGTTTGTTCAAAAAATGTCGCCAACCGTTCCATGCCCAGGTGGTCACACGATCCCAATATTCTATTGCTAAGCTCTGCCATCGATTACCAACGTGTCGAGAGCAAACTGATATCATTGGAGCCACTCATGATGCAG GAAAATGAATATTTGAAGAACGCCGTGGCCAAGATTGCTGCATTTAAGCCCGAAGTATTGCTGGTGGAAAAGGTGGTGTCTGGTTTGGCCCAGGAGTTTCTGTTCAATTTGGGCATCACTTTGGTGCTCAATGTCAAGTCTTCAGTGATGGACCGGGTCTCCAGATGCTGTCAAGCAGACATTGTACCGTCCATCGACGCGCATCAACTCAGTCGTCCGAAATTGGGTTCCTGTCGTTTATTCCACATTGAAACGCTCACGTTAGATCGAAATAATTCGACAAAGACACTCATGTTCTTCGACGGTTGCCAACCGAGATTGGGTGCCACTGTATTGCTCCGTGGTGCCAGCCATTTCGAATTgcgaaaggtaaaaaaagtGTTGAAGTTTATGGCTTTCGCGTGCTACAATGGACGATTGGAACGCGCCTTTTTGGCCGATGAGTTCGCCATTCCGAAAATGCTTGGATGTAAAACAGAAATGTTTGACGGCGTCGAAGTGGTACCAAATACGGAAGATGCACCGCTTTTGAATAGTACACGTCTCGACGACAACTTGACGTTCGAGAGTAGCAGTCTAGTCATTGTCGATAGCGATTCGATAATGAGCCCTGAGACTAATGCCAATACATCGTCGGTGCCTGTAACGTTGGGAAAGGCGGTCCCAGACGATACGAACGCAACAGATTTAAAACCTGTCCGGGAATTAGATGATCCCCTCCATGAATATTTACGCATTCGACAGGGTGATCAGTCTCTTAGTTCAACACCTATTCAACAGCCACAGCAATCACTGAGCGTCCAAAGTTCAACGCTAGCAACCAATTCGATGCTCTTCCGTAAAGCTATGGAAGATACCATCCTTTCGATTTCGCCACTTATCCGCCATCCGTTGCCTTATCTTGAAACAGAAGCCGGACGTAACGCTCCTTTGAGGAAATATTTACCTGAGGTGTTGTACTTTTCGCAACAACTCAAACAATCAGAGTCACCACCTCGCAAGATCCGTTACGGTCCGGATGATGTCATGAATGGCGACAGCGCTTGTGCTGACCCTGCGCCCGAGCGGAATTCAATCCATCCTTTCTTGCGAGCTCGAATCACACCTGTTATGTCACGAACTGAACTCCTTGGTTTGCTGAGTGACTTTCGCGCTCGAGGGGTTCGCCCCGGTTGCAAGTTACCCGAACAAGTGACCAAGTCGAAGCTTTCCATGTCCGGTAGCGATGACTGGGAGAATCTTGCCACCGAAGAGGACAATCAAGCGGATGGAGCCGGGCTTAAAGATTGCCTGGATCCGTTTAATCTTCAAAGACTTTGCGCATTATTCTCGAGCTTTTGCCAGCCCGTTTCGACCGTCGCACTCCAATATTGCGTTGCTCCTTG GGTGGTAGAGATGGACTTCTATGGCCGAAACGACATCACTTTAGGAGGATTTCTGGAGCGTTACTGTTTCCATAAAAACTATTCCTGTCCGTCGGCCTCGTGTCAATCTCCG ATGGCATCTCACATCCGGCGGTTCGTCCACGACACTTCATCCATTGTGGTCATTATTCGACAGCTGGCCAATTCAGTCAATTACAATGCGGCTGCCTCTGGCGCTTCTGCCGTTGACGATCGTTCTATCCTTATGTGGTCCTGGtgcaaaaaatgcaaacag GTTTCTCCTATTTCCACAATGTCAACAGAGACATGGCACTTTAGCTTTGCCAAGTATTTGGAATTACGGTTCTACGGCCATGCTTACTGCCGTCGCCAGCTGACCAGCCCTAATTCAGTTCCAGTTTGCGCGTGTCCGCATCCCTTGCATACGGAGCACTTCCATTACTTTGGTTGTCGAGATCTTGTTGCTTCATTCAAGTACGCTCCAATCGTTCTCAAGGAAGTCGTTCTTGCCCAGCCAGCTATCGCTATTTCACTTGAAACTGATCTCCTGCCTCAATTGATCGAAGAGATCCGGTTAGTTGCCCAGTTTGGCCACGGCCTCTATTCCGCCATAGGGGAATGGCTGAAAGCACTTACAGCAGAATGCACGGGCACAAAGTTGGAAAGCCAGGTTGTCGCTATGGTGGAACAACAAATTCAAGAAAGATCCCGTTTCCGAAAACGCGTGGAAGAAATACAATTGATGCTGACTTCGCCTAACCTTCAGCAAGTTACTTCGCCCGGCAGTGGTGAGGAATCTCTATGGCTGATAGCCGATCACGAAGTCTTGCTCAAGCGTATTATTGCCGATACGGTGTGTTCGTGGAACGGCCGTCTTCAGGAAGTTGTTGcggccaagaaaaaagaagacaagtcGTCTGCTTCGAAGCCCCTCCATAGAAATTTACAGGCTTCGGAGAGCGATCCCGTTGAGGCCAAACCGCTTCCACCGGCACCTCCCATTTTTACGATTTCGCCCAATTCTTCACGCGACGACTCAGCTACCGATATGAGTCGTAAGATGAGTGAGCACAGCATGTCTCCTTCGTCACTGTCGAGCTCACCAACCAAGAGTCCCTTCTTACGTCCTAGAAGCAGCGTTGATTTCCAGTTCAGTGTCGAACAGCAATCGGAAATAGGAACACCTATGGACTACCGCAGCCGTTCCATATCACAAGTCAGCAATGAACACTTGGAAAATAGTGAAACTAAATCAACAACAGCTTTACCTGTGACTCCATTGCAAACTCGAGTGTCATTAGGAGCGCTTCTTTCGATGACTGGACCAGGCCCATCGTTATTGACGATGCCGTTTCCGTCAACCGAACATCATCTTTTGCCGCCCGGCTCCTCTCTTCCGCTTGTCGTTTTTCAAAACGAGCCTTCATCCATCATCGCATATGCTTTGGCTTCGGTGGACTATGAACAACAACTGGCCGAACTGCAAGCAGATCTAGCAGATCAGGCCGTTCCATCCTCCCCGACTCGTACTTCATCGCCAATCGGACCGGATCGATGGTTCGATAATGTCGAACGGGAAGAACCAGG TGGTCGAAGTTATGGATCATCTTCGACTTCCGGAATTGCACAGGCTCCGCCCGCCGGGGCCCTGGCTTCTAATCAGCATTTAGAGATCCAATTTAGTGATTCATGTACCAAATTTTACTGCCGCGTTTACTATGCAGAACAGTTCCGTGCTTTACGTTCCAAAGTATTTCCAGCTGGAGAAGACCGCTTTATCCGCTCGTTGGCTCGATGCGCACCTTGGGCAGCATCCGGTGGCAAGTCCGGCTCCACCTTTTGCAAAACGCTAG ATGATCGCTTTGTTTTGAAGCAAATGTcgaaaatggaaattcaatCGTTCGTCGATTTGGCACCCAACTACATTAGCTACACCCACCGCGCTCAAAGGGAAAATCGCCCGACGGCCTTTTGTAAAATAGTTGGAGCATTCCGCATCGTTTTCAAGAACGCACAAACCAACGCAGCCAGCAAGCAAGATCTCCTTGTGATGGAGAACCTTTTTTACAAAAGGAACGTCACCAAAAAGTTTGATCTCAAAGGATCAGAGCGAAATCGTTTGGTGTCGGCTTCTGAAGCGGAAATGAACGATTGCGTCCTCCTCGACGAGAACTTTGTGCAAA TGACTTGGGACAACCCACTTTACGTTCGTGGTTACTCTCAAAGTGTACTCAACAAAGCTCTTAATGCAGACACTCAGTTTCTGGCCTCTCAGCTGGTGATGGACTACTCACTTTTGGTTGGCATCGATGatgaaaacaaccaacttATCGTCGGACTTATAG ATTACATCCGCACTTTCACTTGGGACAAACGACTGGAAACTTTTGTCAAATCGTCTGGCATATTGGGTGGTCAGGGCAAGATGCCAACCGTGGTGTCTCCTGAGCTTTATCGCACACGTTTCTGCGAAGCCATGAACC GATACTTTACTTCCGTGCCTAGTTTTTGGGACGGAGGAATGTGA